TTCTATTAAAGATGCTTTCTCTATTTTTGCCCATACAAGTTTACGTTGGTATCTCCGATTTACAATAAGATTATTCTCTCTATAAAGACGATATAATTCTAATATACTTATTCCTTTAGGTGTAATACTCATGCTGTATTCTTAATTATTTTTATTAGTTTGCAATACACGGAAATTTTAGGGTTGACATTTGCCCACCCTCATCATTTCATTTTACACTTTTTTCTAACCTAATGTCATGACTTGCTCATATTATTCTTTATGGCTTTGCAAAGCATCCCAAAGATCAACTTTTTGCTGAAGATTAAGCCAAAGTTTTGGGCCATTCCCTAAAGCTTTATCAAGACGTATTGCTATATCTACTGTAATTGAGCTTTGACCATTAATAATTTCGTTAATTGTTTGATTAGATACTCCTAAAATATCTGCAAAATGTCCGGTATTAATATCTAAATCATCTAAAATATCTGCAATTACTTCGCCAGGATGTATTGGTCTTACTAATCTATCATCAGTAATATCTTGCCAATTATCCATAATTAATACTTCTTACGTAATAATTACGTTAACCCTATTTAGCATTATGTAGCCAATCAATATCATATTAACATAGGAGTTGGGGGTTAACATTCATTAAGTAGTACTTGGAGATTTTCAAAACATCTCCTAA
This Nostoc sp. KVJ3 DNA region includes the following protein-coding sequences:
- a CDS encoding HigA family addiction module antitoxin, with the translated sequence MDNWQDITDDRLVRPIHPGEVIADILDDLDINTGHFADILGVSNQTINEIINGQSSITVDIAIRLDKALGNGPKLWLNLQQKVDLWDALQSHKE